A stretch of DNA from Roseovarius sp. M141:
CCGCGCTGGGCCAACGGGTCAGCCCCGGCATCGATCTCGCGGCGGATTTCCTTGGCCCGCTCGCGCGCCGCCGACACCGGCCATTCCGGCCAGCGCCCGAAGGTCATCCGGCGCTGCCGCCCGGCGTGGCGATAGTCGATCGTGAACGCCCGCCCGCCACCGCGATAGATGCAGGCCGCGAACCCGCGCACATCGGTGTCGAAAATCTGGTAATCGCGCCCAACGATGGGCACGGCCTCGCGGAGTACTTTCTCGGTCAGCTTGGTGCGTTCTACCATGTGTTCTGTCCTCCTTGCATCCGACATGAGGCGTGGTTTCGCCGTACTATCAAGGCAAGCATGAACGGCAGGGTGGCGGGGAGGCAGAGGGTGGCGGAAAGGTCGCCCTATTTGCGCCACCCCTTGTTTTACTGGCGATCCGGCGCTGGACGGGGCGGTCGTCGGCCATAGCCATGGCGACAAGTGGCCCCTGGCGGGCGCAAAACGATGCCGAAAGACCCGGAATCAGTGCACCAGACCAAGCGATTTTGTAAATCTCCAACAAATTCAATGGGTGGCAGGGGTGGCGTGCCGGGTGCCACCCCTTCTTTACCCGCCAATGCCGGTAAATCACCTGTAAACCCCGGTGTTCGCAGGTGTTTGCGGCTTTGGACTGCGTTTCGCATCCGCCACAACCACGGGCCGCGCGGCGCAGCTTCACCCCACCTGACCCGCAAAACTCAAGAACACCCAATAAAACAAGGGGTGGCACAAAGGTCGCCGCCTTTCCGCCACCCTGCGCCTCGCCGCCACCCCTTCGCCTCTGCGCTCACTGATCTCTGCAAACGCCCCCCGACACGACCAGTCACGGGGCCAGAACAGGGAGCCCCCCAATGCCGCATCTCGGATCGATGCCAGAATCGAAAGATAAACCCCGCAAGCTGCTGGTCGGCTGGATCAGCCGTCTCGACCTTGCACTGGAACTCGGCCTGTCGGTCGACACGTTACGCCGCTGGGAGGCCCAACGCACCGGTCCGCCCTGCGTGCGCGCCGGGCGCAAGGTCTATTACCGCCGCGCCGCAGTCGAGGACTGGCTGGAAGAGCAGGAGCAGGCCGCCCCGCGCCGCCGCCGTGCCGGAGGGCGCCGGTGATGCACAAGTCAAATTGGCCCGCAGACCGACTTGCAGAGGCCCGGGCCGTCCTGGCCGACGTGGTCCATCATTCCAATCACCTGATCCAGCTCGCCTGCAATGTGCTCGTTCAGCATGGCGAGACGGAACGGGAACGCGAGGACGCCCGCATCCTGCTGGTGGTGGTCGATGCACGGCAGCCAACCCGAACCGCCCAGCAGCGGGATCAAGATGGGAGGGGCGCGCAATGAAGCGGCGTGGAACCCCCGAGGCCGATCTGCAGCGTGCGGTGGTACAGGCGTTACGCGTTGTCCTGCCGCGCACGGCCATCATCCATCACTGCGCCAATGAAGTGACCGAGGCCGGGCCGCGCGGCGCAAAGCGCCAGGCGATCCTCGTCGGCATGGGCGTGCATGCGGGTTTTGCCGACCTGATGGTGCTCTGCGACGGGCGCGTTCTGTTTCTGGAACTGAAGGCCCCGAAGGGCCGATTGCGCCCCAACCAAGAGGCGTTTCGCGATGCCATGCTGGCACAGGGCTTCGGCTGGGCGCTCGTGCGCTCGCTCGACGACGCGCTGGGCGCGTTGGCCGATCATGGCTTCACCAGCCGTGTCCGCCCAGCGCGGAGGGTTGCATCATGAGCCACAAGGCAACCGTCTGGGCCATCCAGCAACGCGGATTGAAGCCTGCGACCAAGATCGTGCTTTGGTTCCTCTGTGACCGGCACAATCCGGACTTCGGCTGTTTCCCAACGCAGGTACGATTGGCCGACGACGCGGAAATGTCGGTCTCAGCGCTGAACAACCATCTCACTAAGTTAGAGGAGCTGCGCCTGATCCACCGGGTTCGCAGCTATGATCCGCGCACCCACAAGCGCAAAGCAACGCGCTACATCCTGGGGTTCGAGGATGGGTTTCCACCAGAGCCAACTCCGAAAACCGGAGATGGAATTGCAGGAACGGAGAGAGAACAGAACGCCGACCCAACTCCTGATTCCGGACATGGAGCCATCTCCGGATTTGCGGCAAAGCCATCTCCTGATTTTGCCCAAAGCCATCTCCGGAATCCGGAGATTAACCTTGTAAGAGAACCCCTAAGTAAACCTGTAAAGGAGGAGGAGGACGCGGCTGCGCGCGATTCCGATTTTGATCGGTTTTTCTCAGAGCTGCTCGGTGCGCTGGGATTCGCCGCCAATGCGACCCTCCCGACCTGGTGGCAGGGTTGGCCAGCGCGGTTGCACGTTCGCCGCTGGATCGATGACCTCGGGTTGCCTGAGAAACGGATCATCGAGGTCGCGGCCGAAACCCGGAACGAGCACCCCGATCCGCCCGACGGCCCCAAAGCGCTCGACCGTGCCATGGAGCGCGCCGCCCAGCGCGATGCGCAGGAGGCTGCCGCAAATGTCAGAGCCCTGAAATCCAAACGCAGCCGCAAGACCCACGGTAAGCCACCACCCAGCCCGGATGAACTGGCGGCCTACTACGCGGCCAAAGTCAACTCCGA
This window harbors:
- a CDS encoding AlpA family transcriptional regulator — translated: MPHLGSMPESKDKPRKLLVGWISRLDLALELGLSVDTLRRWEAQRTGPPCVRAGRKVYYRRAAVEDWLEEQEQAAPRRRRAGGRR
- a CDS encoding VRR-NUC domain-containing protein; the protein is MKRRGTPEADLQRAVVQALRVVLPRTAIIHHCANEVTEAGPRGAKRQAILVGMGVHAGFADLMVLCDGRVLFLELKAPKGRLRPNQEAFRDAMLAQGFGWALVRSLDDALGALADHGFTSRVRPARRVAS
- a CDS encoding helix-turn-helix domain-containing protein, with the protein product MSHKATVWAIQQRGLKPATKIVLWFLCDRHNPDFGCFPTQVRLADDAEMSVSALNNHLTKLEELRLIHRVRSYDPRTHKRKATRYILGFEDGFPPEPTPKTGDGIAGTEREQNADPTPDSGHGAISGFAAKPSPDFAQSHLRNPEINLVREPLSKPVKEEEDAAARDSDFDRFFSELLGALGFAANATLPTWWQGWPARLHVRRWIDDLGLPEKRIIEVAAETRNEHPDPPDGPKALDRAMERAAQRDAQEAAANVRALKSKRSRKTHGKPPPSPDELAAYYAAKVNSDEYLPSGMISNAMCEAMLARGLVTADRLRQRGGR